The nucleotide sequence TTGCGAGCCCACCACCGCAGATGAGCTCTTGGCAGGAAAACACCAGCTCGTGCAACTGGACGGGCATCATGTGCACGGCTGTTCGCCATGGCCGCCACATGCCCTGGGTGGTCACCAACATCTCCCTGCCAGATGCTGGCATCCGTGGCCAGCTTGGTGAGCTCAACTTCTCGGCTCTTCCATTCCTTGAATATATCAACCTTACTAACAATAGTCTCCATGGTGCACTGCCCTCTAGTATCAGCTCCCTGTCAGCACTTTCAGTACTTGGCCTTCAATACAACCAGCTCACAGGGAAAATTCCCTATGAGATTGGTCACCTGCAAAGTCTCAGGCGGCTTGGCCTCGCATATAACAGACTCACAGGGCATATCCCTGTGTCTCTGGGTAATCTAACAATGTTAACTGATCTTTTCATTCACCAAACCATGCTATCAGGCCCCATTCCCGAGGAGATTGGAAGGCTTGTCAACCTACAAGTTCTACAGCTAAGCAACAGCACCTTAAGCGGCACGATACCAAAAACCCTTGGAAATCTGACCCAACTAAATACTTTGTTTCTCTATGGTAATCAACTTTCAGGACCTATACCCCAAGAACTAGGCAGGCTAGTACATTTGCGAAGTCTTCAGCTTAGTATAAATGATTTTTCAGGTCCAATTCCAATCTCGATAACCAATCTCACTAAGATGAATGATCTTTTTCTCGGTGAAAATCCACTCACAGGTTCATTACCCTCAGAACTAGGCAATCTCGCTATGCTAAACCGACTTTATGTCTACAAAAGTCAAATAACCGGTTCAATACCCCCAGAGTTGGGGAACCTCACCATGCTCAATTCCCTTGCTCTATATACAAATCAAATCACAGGTCCAATACCATTAGAATTGGGTCTCTTGCAGAATCTCCAGAGTTTACAACTAGATGACAACCAAATATCTGGTTCTATTCCTAGCATCTTAGGAAATATGACTAAGCTAGTAGAGCTGACCCTATCTGTAAATCACATAACCGGTTCCATCCCCCAAGAAATTGGCAATCTAATGAACCTCGAGTATTTAGCCTTTTTTCAGAACCAAATTTCGGGATCAATACCAAAAACTTTTGGGAAGTTGCAAAGCATCAAAATAATGCAAGTCTTTGATAACAAATTATCAGGTTCCCTTCCTCAAGAATTTGGAGATCTCATCAAACTTGTGGAACTTGCACTTTCTAACAACTCACTTTCAGGACATTTACCTGCAAATATATGTTTAGGTGGCAGACTAAAAAATGTCTATGCCTCTTTTAATATGTTTAGTGGCCTCATTCCAAGGAGTTTAAAGACATGTACGAGTTTGGTTAAAATTGACCTTCAATCGAACAAACTAACAGGAGATATATCTCAGCATTTTGGTGTGTATCCAGAACTCATAGGGATGAGCTTGTCATCAAATAGACTCACTGGCAGATCTCGCCAAATCTTGGTGCAAGTACTCAACTAACGATACTATATTTAGCACACAATATGATCACGGGTTCCATACCTCCAATCATTTCTAAATTTTCAAACCTAGTAGCACTAAGACTTGATTCTAATCATCTCAGCGGCGAGATCCCACCAGAAATCTGCAGTTTAGCAAATCTCTATAACATGAACTTATCATCAAACCAATTATCTGGATCCATACCTAAACAGATAGAAAAGCTTCGCAATCTAGGATATCTTGATATATCTGGGAACAGACTGAATGGATTGATACCTGAGGAACTAGGGGCCTTCACGAAACTACAGTACCTAAAGATCAACAACAATAGCTTCAGTGGGAGTTTGCCTGGTGCGATTGGAAATTTAGCAGCCTTGCAGATCATGTTAGATGTGAGCAACAATAACCTCAGTGGTGTGTTGCCGCGGAATTCGGGAATTTGGGGATGCTAGAATTTCTGAATTTATCGCATAATCAATTCAGTGGCAACATTCCATCCTCCTTTGGAAGCATGGTGAGCCTTTCAACATTTGATGTGTCCTACAATGACTTGGAAGGACCAGTCCCAACAACATGGCTACTCCACAATGCTTCAGCAAGCTGGTTTCTTCCCAATAAAGGTATGTGCGGTAACCTCTCTGGCCTGCCACCTTGTTATTCATCTCCAGTAGTTGGTCACCATAaagggaagatacttggtttgctTTTGCCGATTGTTCTTGTGGTGGGTTTCAGTATTATTGCTGCAATTGCTGTTGTAATAATGCTTAGTCGTAACAAGACAAAACCACAAGAAGGTGTTATTGCTGAAGCAAGGGACCTGTTCTCTGTTTTGAACTTTGATGGAAGATTGGCATTTGACGATATTTTAAGGGCAACAGAAGGCTTCGATGATAAGTACATCACTGGAACAGGAGGATACGGCAAAGTCTACAAGGCACAACTCCAAGATGGGGAGCTGGTTGCTGTGAAGAAGCTTCATCAGACCGAAGAGTTGGATGATGAAAGAAGATTTCGTAGTGAAATGGAAATCTTAACACAGATCCGACAACGAAGCATTGTCAAAATGTATGGATTCTGCTCCCATCCAGTGTATAAGTTTCTAGTCTACGACTACATTCAGCAGGGAAGCCTCCACGGAATATTGGAAAATCAGGAGCTAGCAAAGGAATTAGATTGGAAGAAGAGAATTGCTCTTGCAACTGATGTGGCTCAAGCAATATCTTATTTGCACCACGAATGCAGTCCACCTATAATCCATCGAGATATCACAAGCAACAACATCTTACTTGATACATCCTTCAAGGGTTTTGTCTCGGATTTTGGCACGGCAAGGATTCTTAAACCCGATTCATCAAACTGGAGTGCACTAGCAGGAACATATGGCTACATAGCTCCTGGTATGTTCTAGCATAACCTTATTCTCACCAGAAGCATTCATCTCAGTCATTTGTTCCTAATCCTAATGTTTTGATCAATGTTGTGCAGAACTGTCGTACACATCTGCTGTGACAGAGAAATGTGATGTCTATAGCTTTGGCGTGGTGGTGCTAGAGCTAGTGATAGGGAAGCATCCAAGGGATCTATTAGACGGTAGTTTGTCAAGCGGGGAACAAGCTATACTTGTGAAAGATATTCTGGACCAACGGccgacaacaccaacaacaacagaaGAGAAGAGCTTAGCTCTGCTCATCAAGCTGGCCTTCTCTTGCTTGGAATCTTCTCCACAAGCAAGGCCAACCATGCGGGCGGCATACCAAACGCTCATCCAGCAACCTTGTTCTAGTTCAAGTCCCGTGCCTTTCAGCGCACTTACATTACAGCAAGGGATGCATGTTGATGTATGATCCGAATTCTAGTGAGAAGCCAGGGTCTATCTTGGCGGAGGTCGATAAAATGTTTCCACTTTTGACACTCAtattccacctatatataccccatGTATACCAACATGGGATGAGTTGTACACTCACGTCATACAGTGAAATATAACCGTCGTGTGCCTATGGTTTTCCCCGCAAGGGTTTTCCACGTAAAAATTGGTGTCATGTGTTCTTGATATTTCTCTTTTTGTTCGCTTGCCAATTTCTAAGAATGCATAAGTATAATTTTATTGTGGGTTGCTTGTAATATGTTGAGTTTATACTTATATTTGCTTAGACGTAGTACGTTTATCCACATGTGACACTTCCTTTCGGTTGTTGTCTGCAAGGGTGCTTGAAATGGCGTCCTATCTCTCTTTTTGTCTACTATTTCTCCCATGAACCTAAAAATGGGGAAAAATAAAGGAACCCAAAACTGGTGCGATATCATGTAGTCCTGCTTTATTGTTCTCTGGTAATCATCAAGATAAAAAATCCCTAAAAACACCTTGAACTAAGCAGGAATGATCACAATGATCAATTGGTCAATGCATAAACATGAACAAATGAATGTAAGCACATGGGGCTAGGTGCATAAAAAAAGGAAAATTGCCACTGAGGAAAAGTACTTATGGAGGTCTGTAGGGCAGAAGTATGAAGTCCTTGTACTTATGATGATGGAGCATTGTGTCCAGATTTCAAGAATTGGTTGTCGAGATTGACATGGAACAAATATACAACCTTCTTTTCATCATGCCTAATACAAACTTAACAAaggatgagatgagatgagatgaaaaGCCCATAATTTCATTATCAAAAAAAGTAGATACCAATTCACCTCAGAATGAGAGCAAATTAGTTAGTGCAATCACAGACAGACAATGCTAACAACATGATGTACAACCGTATAGAGAACAGCTCGCTTTATCACTCACTATTATTATTCCAAACCAATGGAAAAAGGACATTACATCGTTCAACGAATTGCAGTGGTATATGACGAAAGATACAATGAATTTGTCCATGCAGAAACATAGCGCCGACCATTTACATCAAGATCAAACCTACACGTATTTTTAGTTTCAGGTACGAATTGATGCGTGCGGCACCGTAGGCAGTCCAAGTTCATCCTCCTGCACCAACAGGTAAAAACAAGGAGAGCAAATTAGTTCATAAATTATCTCAAGTATCTCGCCTATCGATTAAATCATGTGACAAAATAATAAAAAATGTTTATAGCTCCAAGAACTGTGGTTGCGGGGACATGAAATGAGCCGTCAATTTCCTCGGGATATCAGCACCATAATCAATGTCACTAGAAACTAGTAAGTATCCCTACCTGCTGCCGGTTTGCCGGGATTGCTGCATGACCACTTGGTGCAGCAGGTAAGTTAAGCTCGGAATCAAGATCTGTCTCCTTGTCTGGTTGGAGGTACGATGGGACTGAATTTGATTCGAAGTCCATATCAGCTTCGAAAGCATCAAGCTCTACATTTTTTAAGATACAAAATGAGCGCAGCAAAAAGAGAAATGTCTTGTCAGTAAATTAATAGTACAGGGCTTACGACAAAAGTGCCAAGGTAACGTTTCAGGTAAAATCCTAGACCTAAGAGCTGATAAAAACTGAGAATTTGCTAGATCAAATTCAACTACAGAATTTAAATTGAAGAGTGGCTCCTGGCTGGTTACCACTGTAAGGAAAATTCAGTAACTTTAAGGTGATAATATCTGGCGCTTGAATTATCTAAGAATAGGAAACTGCAATAAGTTTCATACCACCCATAAGTTCCTCCTCATCGATATCATCTGGGACATTGTAGCTTCTACCAAGAGTTTCTTGTATTTCATTGCTCACATCCATAAGATCCATCATCTCGTCTTGCATGCTCTGCGGATGATTATTAAAACAAGTATGGATTCAGATGTAATTAAAACAAAAATAGACAGGATAAATTAAGCAAGCAAATAATGAATCTGGTACAAAACAGGATGTTGCATACATCTATATCTTCAATCCTGACAGTCTTCATCATCCCTTTCAGCTCTTTATTGGCAGCTTTCATTGCAGTCATCTGTTAAATGAAAAACAATTCAACATGAGTTTGAGAGCCAGAATCAGAATCAATCATTAAACCTGATAGTAAGAAGGCAGCATACAGTTTGTTGAGCATCTTTAATTCCCTCGGACGCGAAAGCAACTTGGTCAAGATTATAAGTTTGGTTGTACAGCATGTCACGCTGCCCTTCATACTTGTAGGGAAAACATGTGG is from Triticum aestivum cultivar Chinese Spring chromosome 1B, IWGSC CS RefSeq v2.1, whole genome shotgun sequence and encodes:
- the LOC123102218 gene encoding vacuolar protein sorting-associated protein 60.1-like, producing MLYNQTYNLDQVAFASEGIKDAQQTMTAMKAANKELKGMMKTVRIEDIDSMQDEMMDLMDVSNEIQETLGRSYNVPDDIDEEELMGELDAFEADMDFESNSVPSYLQPDKETDLDSELNLPAAPSGHAAIPANRQQEDELGLPTVPHASIRT